The sequence GGGTCATAATGGGGCTGGGGGCCATGGGGGCCTGGGGCTTCAGAGCTGAGGAGTCTGAGCTTCAGGGGTTTGAGGGGCTGGGAGCTcggggggctgtgctggcctgcGCTCCTGAGCCTGTtttcctgccctgagcccagcgGTTTCCATGAGAGCCGTTTGTTTCCCCAGGCTGTGGAGCCCGCGGCATTGCCAAGGGCTGTGGTGGAGCCCTGAGAGGGGAAGCCAGGGCTGCCGGGGGAGAGGGTTTAGGGACGGTGTGGGTAATAAATGTAAAGAGATAAAGGAATCTGGTCTTTTCCTGGAtcagcactggggctgggaggatgCAGAGGGGAAAAGGTGGGAATGTGCTGCCCCGAGCTGGGAGGGGGGCCCAGCTCTTCCTGTGACCCCTGAGAGGGCACGGACACTTCTGAAGGAACTCTTGGCAGGGGGAGGATCCCTCGGGAGCTGCTCAGGTGGTTCTTCAGCATCCCAGCCCCGTGTGGGATGTGGGGTGAGCTGAACCTCCAGCCTGCACAGATGGGGCCATTCTGGGCCCGTGTGATCCTCTGGCAGCCACGGGCTGTGTCCAGtgaagcagcctgggatggggagcagggcttttccctccctttaGCCCTCTGCTGGAATCCCAGCCCATAAATGTGACAGCAGCCCGTGGGCAGCCGTAGGGTTGGGTGAAAGCAGTGaggagctctcctggagcctctCCAGGGCCGTGCTGGGGTTGTTTGCCATGTGGCAATTCGGAGGAAGGTGTTTTGTCCTGCTGGGCAGCAGTTCCAGCTCCGAGTGCCGGTGTTTGCCGCGGCGCCTGGTTCCAGGCTGGCTGCTCCATGCCTTCCCccctctctgtgctgtgcttccagggctccttcctgctgctccagcatgaaGAGCACGCGGAGCTGCTGCTCCGTCCAGAGCCCCGACGTGGCAGACCTGATCCTGACGGGGCTCCCGGCGCCGGTGTCGCGGCGCCCCGGCAGCGCCTCTCCTGCCAGGCTCGTGGCACGCTCCGTGTCCGTGGCTGCCGACGGCAAAGCCAAGAGGAACGCCCCGGTGAGCCCCTGTCCTTCCCCTCCTGTGCCTGGCGTGTGGGATGGCTCCAGGCATGGCCACGTCCCTCTCACCCTGGTGAACTCCTGTCCTTCCCTCCTGTGCCTGGCGTGTGGGATGGCTCCAGGCACGGCCATGTCCCTCTCACCCTGGTGAACTCCTGTCCTTCCCTCCTGTGCCTGGCGTGTGGGATGGCTCCAGGCATGGCCATGTCCCTCTCACCCTGGTGAGCCCCTGTCCTTCCCTTTCTGTGCCTGGTAGATGGGATGGCTCCAGGCACGTCCATGTCCCTCTCACCCTGGTGAGCCCCTGTCCTTCCCCTCCTGTGCCTGGTAGATGGGATGGCTCCAGGCATGGCCACATCCCTCTCACCCTGGTGAACTCCTGTCCTTCCCTCCTGTGCCTGGGTGATGGGATGGCTCCAGGCATGGCCACATCCCTCTCACCCTGGTGAGCCCCTGTCCTTCCCCTCCTGTGCCTGGCGTGTGGGATGGCTCCAGGTTCGTCCACGTCCCTCTCACCctggtgtgtccctgtccttccctcctGTGCCTGGTAGATGGGATGGCTCCAGGCACGTCCACGTCCCTCTCACCctggtgtgtccctgtccttccccCTCCTGTGCCTGGTTGATGGGATGGCTCCAGGCACGGCCATGTCCCTCTCACCCTGGTGAGCCCCTGTCCTTCCCCTCCTGTGCCTGGTTGATGGGATggctccaggcacagccacGTCCCTCTCGCCGTGGTTCCCCCAGCACCAGCCCGGCTTTGTTGTGGCGCCTCCCTCAGCAATCACTGCTCGTGGCTCTCTGCTGGGTGCAGAAGAGCAAGCATCAGGATTgcctcttttcccttccttgcCCTTCACCTCCCTGTGCCAGTTTCCATCTGGAAACTCCCGATTTCCTGGTGtctcctgctgggctgtcaGGCCCAGCCTGCCCCTCATGGAGCACCCCCTGTTCCCACCGTGCCGGGGGCTCCTGAGTGGGGGTTCCACAGAGGCAGCGAGCCCCAGGTGCTTGCTGGGCTCTGTCAGGATCCAGCAGCAGACAGCCTGTGCTCCGTGCTGAGTAATCCCTTGGCAGCATTCCCACGCCCTTGTTCCCGGGAGCTGGTGCTAAGGAACGTGTTCCTGCTGGCTCAGCAGCGCCCGAGCGAGGTGTCATTGCCCGCTGCCTCAAGGAgagcctggcagccctggggtaGTGGGAACTCCGTGTCCCGCTGGCTGAGAGGGTGGGGGAGCCTGCCTGTGCTCCCCCTGAACGTGGCTGCTGGATTTGTCCCTGCTCTCCACAGGAAGATGCGGGATCCCGGGCCATGAACAACCTGCGCAGGTCCAACAGCACCACCCAGGTGAACCAGCGGGCGAACAGCTCACACAGGTACAGCTCCCTGTGTCTGTCCTGTGCCTGGCCCTAGGGGACACCCCACCCGTGTGTCCTGGTCCTGGGGGGGAACAGGAGCCTTTCCAAAATACCCTGAGCTCTGTCATGCACTTCAGGCGTTAAAACCTGGCCCTGGAAAACCAAGGTCTGGCACTTGGGTTATTTTTTTGAAGAGGAAGTCCCTTGTTTAGGGTTCCAAAGGATCACGCAACAGCCTGGCCTTAAAGTCCCATGCAGGATCACCTTCCaggagaccaggttgctccaagccccatccaatctggcctgggacacttctcTGTCAGAGTATTGCCCAGATTctgtgggcaacctgtgccaaggcctctGCACcatcacagggaagaatttctatTTGGGGAAATGGAGTGTGTTTCTGTGGCTGTGACAAAAAACATTCCATTTGATTCCAACAGCCCTCATGGACCCTCCAGGCCATAACTGGGCTGTGTGAGGAGACAAAATTCTCTGTTCCCAGTGCCCTCTGAGTTGGGATTTTCCATTCTCCTGTTGGTCTGTGCCCATCCCTATCACCACACACCAGCCTGGAACCCAAAGCTCTGAATCATTGGTGGATTTTGTGGCCATGTAAcaattctccagcccctttctCCTGTGTCACACTGGAGTTTCCAAGTGCCCTGTGTAGCCAGAGTGTGTCCTGTGGCTGTGAGTTATTCCAGAacctctgctctctcctctctgccttccctgggtCTGGATGAAGCTCGGAGCAGACAGGAGACTTCCTGGCCTTCTTTGAGGGCGATCCAGTAGGAAGGAAGAAActggcagctctgagcaaaACCTCCCcggaaaagaaaaccacatggAATATCTTGGTGAGGATGGCAGGCTCTGGGAGTGGGTGGCTCTGTGCTCCTGGTGGTGTTTGAGGAGGTGGGTTTGGTGTCCTTATCCTTGCTGACTCCCTGGCAGGATGACCAGCCCCGAGTGTTCCCAGGCCCCTCTGGCTCCCACGGCCTCGAGCCGCCCGCGGgcatgaggaggaaggaagccACGGTGCTCCTGGCTGCCAACTTCACCGCCAACAACAGGTAGGACAGAGGGTCCTGAAGGGGAGAGTGGGTGCAACTGCACGGAGAAAACACCTGGAGGGGGGAAGCTGCTGTTTCTGATGCTCCTGGTCTCCCCACACAAGGAGCAACAAGGGCGCAATGGGCAACTGCGTCACCACCATGGTGCACAACAACTACTCCACTGCTGAGAAGGGCCCTGCTCCTCCCAAGAGCTCCAACCAGGCTCCCAGTTCCCTCAAGTGAGTGTGGGGGtgtcctggctctgcagctgggctggcccCGGGGTCGTGTGTGGCTCAGGACAGGGCTGAGTGGCTTCATCTTCTGTCCCAGCAATGTTGTCAAAGCGGCCTCAAACGAGGAcggggaaggcagcagcagcctcgtGAAGTCTCAGAAGAATTTCTCCAGCAACAACATCATGACCcgcaacaacaacagcagcagcagcagcagcagtgttccCCGGAGGAGGGAGGTGACCGAGGAAGAGGCCGAGAGgtgagggaaggagcaggaggatgctACCAGGAGGTGTGAGGAGCTCCAGGGGAGCTTGTTCTTCTCCTGTGGGATTTCACACTGGGGAAAGGCCCCTGCAGGTCCTGGTGCTGTGGGGACgccatctgctgctcctggggctgtgctgaccctccctccctgtccccacaggttCATCCAGCAGGTGAACCTGGCTGCTGTCACCATCCAGCGCTGGTACCGGCGGCACGCGCAGCGGCACCGGACGGCGGCCGCGGCTCTGGGGCGCCTGATGGCTGCCAAGAGGGAGGTTGGTCCTGTCCCCTGCTCTGTAGCCCAGACCCCTCGACACCCATGTCCCACTGGCCACCCAGTTGGGGTCCCTTTAGTCCCCAGACTCAAGCTGTGAAAGTCAAGGGGGTTCTGGCTTCACATCCAACCAGCCCCTCCATGGTccagagagctggggagggtcCAGTTCCCTCAGAGttgtgctgggatttttttgagatGAGTTGTGTGTCCAGGGATTAGGCTGGGCTGGgttccagcaggagctgaggccCAAAGGCTCAGCACCACACGGCTCCAGTTCCCCCAGCCCCCTGACTGGGAGCAGTCAgaccctggcagcagcagcactgaattGCCACTGTCTGAATTGCCACACTGGTGGCCAGAGGAGGGATGCCCCATATCGGCTCATCCTAATGAATCCCTAATGAGGTGGCTTGTTAGAGTGACGAGGTTTCACAGCTATTTGTGTTTCCTTGTGTTCAATTATTTATCCCAGTAATGAAAAGCTCCGTTGCTCTTGCGTGTGAGTCTATTTTTAAGCCTTGTCTCCTCTGTGGTTGCAGACCCAGAtgatgaaataataataataataataataataataataataataataatagcattGAGAATCTGAAGAAAATGAGCTGCTCCAAAGTGGAGCTGTGCCGAGAGCTCCTCACCTGCACAGAGGAGAGGATGGAAAGCCTGGATATGGGGTGACCCAGGTGTGGGTGCTCCTCACACTTCTCAGTGCTGGGTGCTGGAGAGCTCTCAGTAACATTTTTGACCCTCCTCTCTggaaggaaaggcagcagcGGATGGAGGAGGGGAATATCCTGGATTTGCAGGAGAGGAAGGACGAGGAGCGACGGAAGATCCGAGAGGAGAAGGCGCGCCTGGCCCGGCACGCTGCCATCCAGGTagggccagggccaggcccGTGTGACACCATTTATTGGCATCATCCAACAGCGAGAGGCCTCTCTGCATCTCCAGAGCCTTGGCATGGGGCAGGGTCAGGGCCAGCCTTGGAAATGGAGTGTTCCCTCCGGAGATGGAGGTGCCACGGAGCAGTTTCCTGCTGCGCTCCTGCCAAGCCTTGGCAGCTCATGCTGAGCTTGTGAAGACAGTGCTGGTTTCTGTGTAGTTCTCAGGAAAATGGTGACCACGTTGAGATAGGGAGACTCCAAGCTCTGTGGAATGGCCAAGGATGTCTGTGCCCTGGGAATGGAACCCTCCTCGGGAGCAGGGTCCTTCCAGAGAGGGCCGAGTACCGCTCCATGTCCCCTGGCAGGAAGCAACACGTCGTTGTCACCCTGCTCTTGCAGCTGGTGGTGCAGATGGGgttggcacaggctgcaggagttGGCAGTAAAGCTGGGGATGTTTTAAACCCCAAATTTTCTTTGCCCTAATTGGAAACATGTTCCATCGGGGGAGGGGGTTGGGGGAAACAATCAGTGAGCAGCTGGAGGATGCAAAAACACTGCCACAGCCTTGCAAACACAGGCTTGTGCCTTTCCAAAGCTTCAGGACATCGATGgctcctctgtccctgcaggagctgcagcagaaaaggGCCCAAAAGGCCTCGGAGGCGAAGCGCTCGGCAGAAGAGCAGGTGCTGGtgaaggagagcaggagggTGCCCAAGAAGAAGCCTGGTGCCAAACCTGCCTCAGCCAGGAACGCCAGCCCGGCCGGCAGCCTCACCAAAGCCAACAACGCCGGTGAGTCCCTCTGGcgtgtccccagagctgtgggagTGAGGGGTTtgctctgaggagctgcttcccaggggctggctggggagAGTACCTGAGAACAGCCTGCTTCCTGCAGAGGCCAATTCCCCCTCGGCAGCCTCGGAGCCAGAAGGAAGAGACCTGGGAGTTCTTGGCTCTGTGCCCTTGCAGGACCCCGGGGCAGAGGACAAACTGCAGGTGGGTCTGGCTGTGCCTCCTGagggccctggcagcagctgctctgccagggcgACATCAGAGCCTTTCCTGGCTTCTGGGGAGACCCAGAAAACTCTCTCTCATCTTCTCCCTTAGGATGTGAGCTCCAGGGAGACAGGTAATGAGGACCTGGagacagcagtggctgctggcagcagggctccatccaAGGTCACGCTCAACGAGCTGCTGGACACGCTgcggctgctggaggaggagccggAGCTGCTGCCCCCTCCCAAGCTCCTCAAGAAGGACAGACATGCCTGGATGGACAGGGTGAGCTGGGGAATGAGACTGCTGTGTGATGGCTTCCTGGTGAGAaacagctgggcactgccagggaaggTGGTGGAGGAGCTTGGAGCGGGTGATGGAGGAATTTGGAGCAGGAGGTGGAGGAGCGTGGAGGTGGTAGAGGAATTGTTTGGTGCTTTGAGGGCTTGGATGTTTGCAAGGAACAGCAACCCGTGCAAAGGCTGGTGGTGGGACAGGGTTTAGCCCAGAGGATCAGGCTGGGTGCAGTGGGAGGACTGGGCTCCAGTGATGGAGGCAAACCAGCACCACTTCTCCCGAGCCTTTCCCTGGGTGCTCACTCACCACGGTGAATTCCCAGCAGGAGCCCAGCTCCAACTCCCTGACTGCTGATAACTTGGAGAAGTTTGGGAAGCTGAACCACCCTCCAGGGGTCCCAGAGGATGGGGCTCTGCTCTCGGAGGCCAAGCTCCAAAGCATCATCAGTTTCCTGGATGAGATGGAGAAGTCGGAGCAGGAGAGGCCCAGGTCGGCCGCCTCAGCCACGCAGCGGGAGGTGAGTCCACCTGTGGTGTGGGAATCCATTCCTGGTGGGAATCATCCCCCATCTCCCTGCCCTCATTCCAGGTGGTTCCACCTCCTTTTCATCATGTTTTTTCTGCTGTGGCAGGGCTTCCTTTTGGAAGAGGAGCTGGCTCACGTGGAGCAGGTGTCAGCGGTTGCTACGGAGGTGACAAGCTCCATGATGAGGCTGAAGCTGGAAGTGGAGGAGAAGAAGAGAGCCATCAGCCTGCTGCAGACTGCTCTGGTGTGTCAGCCTCACACGTGGTTCTTGGGACTATGAAGCACATGATCAGGACTATCCCTTGATtttacagaatcatggaattgtttgggttggaggggaccttaaagatcatctagccGGGACCTGGGCTGAGCTCCCTTCTCCTCTGTCCTGGGGGGCTGGGTGTTCCTGCTGACAGGGGTGGGAGATGTGAGCACCAGGGCTTTGCTTTAGCTCTGTCCCTCGTTCTCCTGGCCTGATGGTGATTTCCATGTCGTGGCTGTTTGACCCCACAGACTCAGCAGCGGGAACTGACCGACCGACACATCAAACAGACCGAGCAGGAGCTTggccagcagctcaggctgcagagggAGCAGTATGAGGCAGCTATCCAGAGGCACCTGGCCTTCATTGACCAGGTAACCcctcatcccagctcctgaaGGCAGAGGCTGAGGTGGCTGCACCTGCCTGATGCCGGCTCATcgctctgcccagctcctcgATGACAAGAAGGTGCTGAGTGAGAAGTGTGAGGCCGTGGTGGCAGAGCTGAAACAAGTGGACCACAAGTACGGCCAGAAGATCACCCAGATGCAGGAGCAGCACGAGCTGGTGAGGGGGCAGGGGAGATGGGGGGACACGTGCATGCTGATTTTGCTCAAATGGGGCCTCTGCCCGGAGCAGTACAGTCTCTGCCACCTCGGTGGGACCTGGACACTCCAAGGAGCTCTTCCCTGTGCACAGAAGGTCCCTGTCACCACAGAGCTTTGTCCTGGCTCCCCAAAAAGCTCCTGTTCTTTGCTGCTCAGGGCCGGGAGCATGGCACTGACCAAGGGACAGTGTAAGCTCCCAGGCTCTGCTTGGAGAGACCCTTCccacacacctggcacaggttgcccagagaagctgtggctgccccatccctggaagtgtccaaggccaggttggacaggacttggagcagcctggggtagtggaagatgtccctgctatgggcaggggttggaactggatgaactttaaggtcccttccaacccaaaccattctgtgattccatgatcccattgaaggcagagctctcccaggctgggggtgcccagggtgcAGTGCTGGCACAAACCCAAATGCCGTGGAACAATTTTGCTTCTCCTGTGGACGGAGACAGCTCagctcaccctgtgccaggcctggcaggagggcagcacCACTGGGCTCATCCCAACTCTGCTGTCCCAGTCCCTTCTTGTCCTTGACCTTGGAGCTGAGCTCATGCCTGGCCAGACCATGGGGGTCCCTTGGTGTCTGGAGCAGCTCCAACCACACAGGCTCCTGGCCAGTCCTTCAGTTTGTCCCCATCCTTGTCCCTTGTGCTGTCTCCCCTTGCCCCCTTGgcctcctgccctgcccgtGGCTCCCGCAGACACGCCTGTGTGGATTTGCCTCTTGCCCACCATTCCCCTTctctctccatcccctcctttctttctccccagGTCTGGCGCACTTTGGGCCCCTTTTGTGAGGTAAATGTGGTCTTTGCTCTCTTTTGTGCCTTGCCCTCTGCTCTCGTGCCCTGACCTGCTCTGGCCCTGCTCCACCCCCTGCCAGAGGGTTTTCCATGGCAGCGAGAGGGAAGGCTGGAGAGGAAAGCACCATCACACAGGGACAGATGGGCTGCCCTGCATGCAGAGACCCTCGGCAGCCCCCagttccccttccctctccatcGGTGCTCTCGTGTCTTGGCAGTGAGCACTTTCCCAAGGGGATggaggagaaggctctgggagaGTGTGTGGCCACTTCTCTGGGCTGGAAGAGCACACCTGGCCAGGGCTGTGCGAGTATCCAtgtgcagccccacagcttCCTTCCCAACAGCCTGCCTCCCAGGGCTTTTCTCTCCCAGCTTCTCTGAGGTTTTCCCATTTGCTTCCAAACAGGAGATTAAGAAACTGAAGGAACTCATGAGCGCAACTGAGAAAATCCGGCGGGAGAAGTGGATTGAGGAGAAAACCAAAAAGATCAAAGAAATCACGGTGAAAGGTACGGGCAGgttccctcagcagcagctggagccaggGCAGTGGTCCAGGAGAGATTGGGAAGAGCTCCTTGGTGTGGGCGGCGTTTGCTCCCTGTTTCTGGTGGAGCAGATGCCAAAGGGCAAGAAAAACCCCTCTGTGCTCATCCCCCCCTTCCTGCCAGCCCCTTTGAGCCGGCCGAGGGCACCGGGTGGGATCCAGGCCGAGCCGTGCCCGTCCTTCCCgctgtcccagggctggagccggAGATCCAGAAGCTCATGGCCAAGCACCGCGAGGACATCCGgcagctgaagctgctgcacGAGGCCGAGCTGCTGCAGTCGGACGAGCGGGCGGCGCTGCACTACGGGCGGCAGGCGCAGGAGCTGCGGGGGCTGCTGGAGCgggagaaggaggagcagagccagcgggagcgggagcgggccCGCCAGAGGTGCGTCGCCCCGGGCTCGGCGCCGGCTTGGCGCTCACAGGTCTGGGGTGCTGTCCAGCACCAGTCTGCTGCTGGCATCCCAATATTTGCAGCTCCACGGGGAGCAGCCCCTTCCTCTCCACCGGCCTCAGGTGGGcgatgctgctgagctgggagcgTCCTCTGGCACCATGAAGGGCGGTGTGAAGAGGCTGAGTGCTCGAAGGCACATCCCTGGAGTGTCTGTGCCCCACAggtgtgagcagcagctggagcaggaggagcaggcactggagctgcagcggCGCCGGCTCTATGCCGAGGTGGCCGAGGAGAAGGAGCGGCTGAGCCAGCAAGCAGCCAggtgggcaggctgggagcagccctgagctgtgGGGCCGGGCTCCCTGGGCCAGATTTCCATGGGAAGAGGGGCTGGTGTGGATGCTgggagctgtgtctgtgcaggcagcgagcagaggcagaggagctgcgGCGGCAGCTGGAGGCCAACAGCTCGGCCCTCACCCGGGCGCTGCGGGACGACTATgccaaggagaaggaggagcaggagaggcgGCACCAGGTCTGGTTCCCCCTCACCTCCAGCCCT comes from Vidua macroura isolate BioBank_ID:100142 chromosome 19, ASM2450914v1, whole genome shotgun sequence and encodes:
- the CEP131 gene encoding centrosomal protein of 131 kDa isoform X5, whose amino-acid sequence is MKSTRSCCSVQSPDVADLILTGLPAPVSRRPGSASPARLVARSVSVAADGKAKRNAPEDAGSRAMNNLRRSNSTTQVNQRANSSHSSEQTGDFLAFFEGDPVGRKKLAALSKTSPEKKTTWNILDDQPRVFPGPSGSHGLEPPAGMRRKEATVLLAANFTANNRSNKGAMGNCVTTMVHNNYSTAEKGPAPPKSSNQAPSSLNNVVKAASNEDGEGSSSLVKSQKNFSSNNIMTRNNNSSSSSSSVPRRREVTEEEAERFIQQVNLAAVTIQRWYRRHAQRHRTAAAALGRLMAAKREERQQRMEEGNILDLQERKDEERRKIREEKARLARHAAIQELQQKRAQKASEAKRSAEEQVLVKESRRVPKKKPGAKPASARNASPAGSLTKANNAEANSPSAASEPEGRDLGVLGSVPLQDPGAEDKLQDVSSRETGNEDLETAVAAGSRAPSKVTLNELLDTLRLLEEEPELLPPPKLLKKDRHAWMDREPSSNSLTADNLEKFGKLNHPPGVPEDGALLSEAKLQSIISFLDEMEKSEQERPRSAASATQREGFLLEEELAHVEQVSAVATEVTSSMMRLKLEVEEKKRAISLLQTALTQQRELTDRHIKQTEQELGQQLRLQREQYEAAIQRHLAFIDQLLDDKKVLSEKCEAVVAELKQVDHKYGQKITQMQEQHELEIKKLKELMSATEKIRREKWIEEKTKKIKEITVKGLEPEIQKLMAKHREDIRQLKLLHEAELLQSDERAALHYGRQAQELRGLLEREKEEQSQRERERARQRCEQQLEQEEQALELQRRRLYAEVAEEKERLSQQAARQRAEAEELRRQLEANSSALTRALRDDYAKEKEEQERRHQTELKVLKDQLELEKQAWEANYVKKEEAWLLSRERELREEMRKERDKEIELVIQRLEADTSLAKEECERAAENRIKRIRDKYEVELQELERSERKLQERCNELKGRLAELEGDSIRLQGLLKHKEQELEEIRKEFADRLVGMEEENARLKAEMAELRARQHLELDRLVREKDQELEEVHRRVKAAVLRKEESMSSLRKQYEAAVQRASLLESLLQQQRQLAAE
- the CEP131 gene encoding centrosomal protein of 131 kDa isoform X1; protein product: MKSTRSCCSVQSPDVADLILTGLPAPVSRRPGSASPARLVARSVSVAADGKAKRNAPEDAGSRAMNNLRRSNSTTQVNQRANSSHSSEQTGDFLAFFEGDPVGRKKLAALSKTSPEKKTTWNILDDQPRVFPGPSGSHGLEPPAGMRRKEATVLLAANFTANNRSNKGAMGNCVTTMVHNNYSTAEKGPAPPKSSNQAPSSLNNVVKAASNEDGEGSSSLVKSQKNFSSNNIMTRNNNSSSSSSSVPRRREVTEEEAERFIQQVNLAAVTIQRWYRRHAQRHRTAAAALGRLMAAKREERQQRMEEGNILDLQERKDEERRKIREEKARLARHAAIQELQQKRAQKASEAKRSAEEQVLVKESRRVPKKKPGAKPASARNASPAGSLTKANNAEANSPSAASEPEGRDLGVLGSVPLQDPGAEDKLQDVSSRETGNEDLETAVAAGSRAPSKVTLNELLDTLRLLEEEPELLPPPKLLKKDRHAWMDRQEPSSNSLTADNLEKFGKLNHPPGVPEDGALLSEAKLQSIISFLDEMEKSEQERPRSAASATQREGFLLEEELAHVEQVSAVATEVTSSMMRLKLEVEEKKRAISLLQTALTQQRELTDRHIKQTEQELGQQLRLQREQYEAAIQRHLAFIDQLLDDKKVLSEKCEAVVAELKQVDHKYGQKITQMQEQHELVWRTLGPFCEEIKKLKELMSATEKIRREKWIEEKTKKIKEITVKGLEPEIQKLMAKHREDIRQLKLLHEAELLQSDERAALHYGRQAQELRGLLEREKEEQSQRERERARQRCEQQLEQEEQALELQRRRLYAEVAEEKERLSQQAARQRAEAEELRRQLEANSSALTRALRDDYAKEKEEQERRHQTELKVLKDQLELEKQAWEANYVKKEEAWLLSRERELREEMRKERDKEIELVIQRLEADTSLAKEECERAAENRIKRIRDKYEVELQELERSERKLQERCNELKGRLAELEGDSIRLQGLLKHKEQELEEIRKAGGDGGGERAAEGRDGGAEGPAAPGAGQAGAGEGPGAGGGSQEGEGGGAEEGGEHEQPAEAVRGGRAESQPAGITAAAAAAAGRRVTVLPGRERGWRRARALPSLLPPSPQPGPNALAVLGHLVAFRWLGVLFW
- the CEP131 gene encoding centrosomal protein of 131 kDa isoform X3, whose amino-acid sequence is MKSTRSCCSVQSPDVADLILTGLPAPVSRRPGSASPARLVARSVSVAADGKAKRNAPEDAGSRAMNNLRRSNSTTQVNQRANSSHSSEQTGDFLAFFEGDPVGRKKLAALSKTSPEKKTTWNILDDQPRVFPGPSGSHGLEPPAGMRRKEATVLLAANFTANNRSNKGAMGNCVTTMVHNNYSTAEKGPAPPKSSNQAPSSLNNVVKAASNEDGEGSSSLVKSQKNFSSNNIMTRNNNSSSSSSSVPRRREVTEEEAERFIQQVNLAAVTIQRWYRRHAQRHRTAAAALGRLMAAKREERQQRMEEGNILDLQERKDEERRKIREEKARLARHAAIQELQQKRAQKASEAKRSAEEQVLVKESRRVPKKKPGAKPASARNASPAGSLTKANNAEANSPSAASEPEGRDLGVLGSVPLQDPGAEDKLQDVSSRETGNEDLETAVAAGSRAPSKVTLNELLDTLRLLEEEPELLPPPKLLKKDRHAWMDRQEPSSNSLTADNLEKFGKLNHPPGVPEDGALLSEAKLQSIISFLDEMEKSEQERPRSAASATQREGFLLEEELAHVEQVSAVATEVTSSMMRLKLEVEEKKRAISLLQTALTQQRELTDRHIKQTEQELGQQLRLQREQYEAAIQRHLAFIDQLLDDKKVLSEKCEAVVAELKQVDHKYGQKITQMQEQHELEIKKLKELMSATEKIRREKWIEEKTKKIKEITVKGLEPEIQKLMAKHREDIRQLKLLHEAELLQSDERAALHYGRQAQELRGLLEREKEEQSQRERERARQRCEQQLEQEEQALELQRRRLYAEVAEEKERLSQQAARQRAEAEELRRQLEANSSALTRALRDDYAKEKEEQERRHQTELKVLKDQLELEKQAWEANYVKKEEAWLLSRERELREEMRKERDKEIELVIQRLEADTSLAKEECERAAENRIKRIRDKYEVELQELERSERKLQERCNELKGRLAELEGDSIRLQGLLKHKEQELEEIRKAGGDGGGERAAEGRDGGAEGPAAPGAGQAGAGEGPGAGGGSQEGEGGGAEEGGEHEQPAEAVRGGRAESQPAGITAAAAAAAGRRVTVLPGRERGWRRARALPSLLPPSPQPGPNALAVLGHLVAFRWLGVLFW
- the CEP131 gene encoding centrosomal protein of 131 kDa isoform X6; translated protein: MKSTRSCCSVQSPDVADLILTGLPAPVSRRPGSASPARLVARSVSVAADGKAKRNAPEDAGSRAMNNLRRSNSTTQVNQRANSSHSSEQTGDFLAFFEGDPVGRKKLAALSKTSPEKKTTWNILDDQPRVFPGPSGSHGLEPPAGMRRKEATVLLAANFTANNRSNKGAMGNCVTTMVHNNYSTAEKGPAPPKSSNQAPSSLNNVVKAASNEDGEGSSSLVKSQKNFSSNNIMTRNNNSSSSSSSVPRRREVTEEEAERFIQQVNLAAVTIQRWYRRHAQRHRTAAAALGRLMAAKREERQQRMEEGNILDLQERKDEERRKIREEKARLARHAAIQELQQKRAQKASEAKRSAEEQVLVKESRRVPKKKPGAKPASARNASPAGSLTKANNAEANSPSAASEPEGRDLGVLGSVPLQDPGAEDKLQDVSSRETGNEDLETAVAAGSRAPSKVTLNELLDTLRLLEEEPELLPPPKLLKKDRHAWMDREPSSNSLTADNLEKFGKLNHPPGVPEDGALLSEAKLQSIISFLDEMEKSEQERPRSAASATQREGFLLEEELAHVEQVSAVATEVTSSMMRLKLEVEEKKRAISLLQTALTQQRELTDRHIKQTEQELGQQLRLQREQYEAAIQRHLAFIDQLLDDKKVLSEKCEAVVAELKQVDHKYGQKITQMQEQHELVWRTLGPFCEEIKKLKELMSATEKIRREKWIEEKTKKIKEITVKGLEPEIQKLMAKHREDIRQLKLLHEAELLQSDERAALHYGRQAQELRGLLEREKEEQSQRERERARQRCEQQLEQEEQALELQRRRLYAEVAEEKERLSQQAARQRAEAEELRRQLEANSSALTRALRDDYAKEKEEQERRHQTELKVLKDQLELEKQAWEANYVKKEEAWLLSRERELREEMRKERDKEIELVIQRLEADTSLAKEECERAAENRIKRIRDKYEVELQELERSERKLQERCNELKGRLAELEGDSIRLQGLLKHKEQELEEIRKEFADRLVGMEEENARLKAEMAELRARQHLELDRLVREKDQELEEVHRRVKAAVLRKEESMSSLRKQYEAAVQRASLLESLLQQQRQLAAE